ATGTGCGAACGCCGGCGCCGCTCCGACGATAGGGTGATGGGCGCAGCCGAGCGCCTGACGCGCCGGGAGGCGCTGCATGCGCTGACGGTCAGCGGCGCACGGCTCACCTACGATGAGCATCACAAGGGCCCGCTCGCGCCGGGCTTCCTCGCCGATCTCGCGGTCTTCGACGCCGATCCGCTGAATGTCGAGGCTGAAGGGCTGAAAGACCTGTCGAGCCTTCTCACCATGGTGGGCGGCCGCATCGTGCATGAACGCCGGCGCTGATGAAGCAGCGCACCGTCATCATCGGCGGCGGCGCCGCCGGCGCCTGGATGCTGCTGCGTCTCCTGCAAAGAGGCTGCGATGGCATCGACATCATCGAGCCGCGCGAGGGATTGGGCCGCGGCCTCGCTTATTCGGCAAGTTTCGACAAGCACCTGCTCAATGTGGCGACGCCCAAGATGGACATGCTGGCGGAGGACAGCGATCCGCTTTTCGCGCCCTGGCTCGCCCAGCGCGCCGATTTTGACTATGCGCCGCGACGGCTCTATGGCGACTTCCTGCTGGAAGCGGTGGCGAAAGCCGTCGCAGGCACGGATGTCCGGCATTTCAGAACAAAGGCGACATCAATCCGTCGCGACGGCGACGGCCTCGCCATCACCATTGCGGATGGGACAACTCTTCATGCCGCGGAGGCGGTGCTGGCGCTCGGCAATCTGTCGCCCAAACGATTGGCGCCCGAGATCAGCGATCCGCGCCTCGTCGAAAATCCCTGGAGCCTCACGCCGGATATGGCGCAAGGCCGCGACCGTGTCGTCATCGCCGGCACCGGCCTCACCGCGCTCGACGCGGTCGTGCTGATCGCCGACGCCAATCCCCATGCGCATTTCACCTTGGCCGCCGCGCATCCACTTTTGCCGCCTTGCGACCGCACCGTCACGCCATGGCCCGAGGCGGCACAGGTCGTCGGCCGGTCACCCGCTGCGATCTGGGGCACGGCGAAGCATGCGATCCGCTGTCAAGACTGGTATGAGATCGTCGATGGCTTGCGGTCGCATGTCGAGGCGATCTGGGCCTCTTGGACGCAGGAGCAGCGTCGCAGTTTCGTGAAACACGGCGCCCGGCTCTGGCTGCATCACCGGCACCGCTCGCCGCCGCCAACCTGGCGGAGAATCGAAGAGCTCATGCAAACAGGCCGGCTGTCTTTGCGCGCCGGCCGCATACGCGGTCTCACCGCGCATGCCGAACGCATCGATGTCGACTTCGCCACCGGCGCCTTGCCGGCCGATCTCGTCGTCAACACGACGGGGCCAAGCCTGTCACTGCGCTCACATGCCTTGCTCAGCGCTGCTCTCGATGCGGGCCTGATCGCCGAATGCCCCTTGGGCCTCGGTATCGCCATCGACGATGACGGAAGCTGCCGGACGCGGGACGGCCAGCCGTCGCGCCTCTTCGCGCTAGGCACGCTGACCCGCGGCCAGTTCTTCGAGACCGTCGCCGTGCCCCATATCAGCAAGCGCGCCGGGGATATAGCGCGAGTGATTGTAGGCTGAGACTATTCAGACCGTCCAACAGTTCCCCTTCTCCCGCTTGCGGGAGAAGGTGCCCGAAGGGCGGATGAGGGTGTTGGGGCAGCTGATACAGACGCTGCCGTTGAAACGCAGCTGGGAATGCATCTTCTCGAATAGCAATGCGGCGCGAGACACCCTCATCCGGCGCTTCGCGCCACCTTCACCCGCAAGCGGGAGAAGGGGAACTACGCATGCGTGCAGTCTTTACTCCGCCGCGGCGAGGAACTGCGCGTCGGCCTGATCGAGGCGGCGGCGCAGCTGCGTGATGGTGAGCGCGTCGTCGGGAGCGCAATTTTCGTAGGTGAGATAGCTGCCGGCCTTGACCGGCTTCATCACTTTCGCCCGCTCGGCGAGGCCGATGGGGATCGCATTGGCGCGGCGCGCCTCGCTCCAGGTCATGGCCCAGGCGCGATATTGCGTCTCGCCGATCTTGCCCAGCGTTTCGCCGGGCGCAAGGTCGCGCTTGGCGACGGCGATGGCTTCCGCCACCGGGTGATCGAGTGGCACCATATCGGCCTGCTTGTGCAGCACCGCATGCGCCGCCGAGATCGGTACTTCGAGGCTGGTCAGGTGGAACGGGCGGAACAGCGAGAAATACGGGCCCTTGCCGACTTTGAGATCGATCATGCGCTCGATGACGCGCGGATGGTCGGCCTCGACGATGCAGAAGACGCCGGGCGCCACACCTTTGCCGATCGAATAATCGACGCAGCCCGCCTTGCTCAAGACCCCGCCTTTGTCCTTCGGGATCAGCACATCGGCGAGCTCGTCGCGCGTCGCCGCCGGCCCGTGCATGCCGGGCACGTCGGGCACGAGGCCTGTCGAATTGGCGATCGCCACCATCTCGACCATCGTCTTGGAGCCGTCGACGAATTCGACCAGCACACGCGCATTCATGTTGCGCTGTTTCGCTTCCGCCTCGAACTCGGCCGGCACCGCGTCGAATTTGAGCGGGTTGTTCTTGCCCTTGCCGGCGCAGACGATAGAGAGGCCGAGCGACTGGGCGAAGCCGATGAGCTCGAGGGCCGCCGCGGGCTCATCGCCCGCCGCCCCGGTATAGACGACACCGGCGCGGCGCGCTTCCTGATGCAGGAAGCGCCCGATGGTGATGTCGGCCTCGACATTGAGCATGACGATCGGCTTGCCGGCCTTGATCGCCGCCAGCGCGAAGACCGCTCCCGTGTCGGGGTTGCCGGTGGCGTCGATCACCACATCGACGCGCCCCGCATTGACGAGCGCCTCGAGATCGCCGGTGATGGCGATCTTCTTCAGCTCGATCAGCCGATCGATGTCACGGGCGCTTCTGGCTTCGGCGAAATCATCAGGCGTATGGCCGGCGAGGAGAAGGGCCGCGCGCGCATTGGCGATATTGAGCTCGGAAATGGCGGCGAGCCTCAGGCCCTGCATGCGGGCGAGCTGCACCGCGAGATCGGTGCCCATCTGGCCGGCGCCGGCGACGCCGATCCTGATGGGGCCCTTGGCTTCGGCATGCTGGCGCAGCTCGCGCGCCAGCGACGACACATTGGCGATCACTTCGACTTGTCTTTCTTTGGTTTTTCTTTCTTGCTTTTCGGCGACGCGGCTTTAGGCGCGTCACGCCGCGTCGGCGCGATCACCGCCAGGGCCTCGCCCTGCTTCAGTTCTCCGGCCTGCTTGCCATAGGTCTTGAAGCGCGCCAACACCGTCTTCATCTGCGTGTCGGAGAGGATGACCGGCTTGCCGGCGAGGCTCGCCGCCCAATATTGATGGCACAAGGTCTCGATCTCGCCCGCGAGCCACAGAGCCTTGTCGAGATTGGGCCCGAAGGCGATCTGACCGTGATTGGCGAGAAGGCAGGCGGTGCGCTCTTTCAGCGCCGCGAGCATCGTGTCGGAAAGCGCCTGGGTGCCGAACTCGGCATAATCGCTGACCCGCAAGGTCGAGCCGCCGGTCACGCCGATCATGTAGTGGAAGGGCGGAATGTCCTTGCGCAGGCTCGACAGCGCGGTGGCATAGATCGAATGCGTATGCACGATGGCGCCCGCCTCGGGGCGCGCCTTGAAGATGTCCATATGCATGCGCCACTCGGTCGAGGGCAGATATTTGCCGTAATAGCCGCCCTCGAGATCCATCTCGACGATATGCTCGACATCCATGATGTCATAAGGAACACCCGAGGCGGTGATCACGAAGCCGTCCGCGGTGCGGGCGCTGACATTGCCCGACGTGCCCTGATTGATGCCCATCTCGTTCATCCGGCGGCAGACCGAGATGATCTTCTTCTTGAGATCGGCATTCTTCGACTTCGACATTGCGTCCGCTCCGGGTTTGATCAAAATCGGGCGGACCCTACAACTGGAAAGCCGAAAGGTCCAGCAACGCGGCTTGAGAAGGCCTTGACAATCTCTCCATTATGAGAAAAATTCTCATATATGGAAGAACAGGAAATCCTCGAGGACGCCGTGGACCGGCGGATCGCCCAGCGCCTGAAGGCTCTGCGCGTCGACCGCGGCTGGTCGCTCGACGAGCTCGCGGGGCGCAGCGGGGTCAGCCGTGCCACTCTGTCGAGGCTCGAGAATTCCGCCATCAGCCCGACCACCAGCATGCTCGGCAAGCTGTGCGCCGCCTTCGGTATCACCTTGTCCCGCCTCATGCATATGGCGGAAGACGGTTTCGCGCCGCTCCTCCGCCGCAGCGCCCAGACGGTGTGGAGCGATCCCGAGATCAGCTTCCGCCGCCGCGCCGTGTCGCCGCCGGCGCAGACGCTCGCCGGCGAGGTGATCGAAGGCGAGATCGGCCCCGGCACGCGCATCGACTACGACAGATCACCGAAACAGGGCCTCGAGCATCATCTCGTGCTGCTCGAAGGCCAGCTCGAAATCACGGTCGCCGGCACGACCCACGAGCTGAAAGCCGGCGACTGCCTGCGCTATCAGCTTTTCGGCCCGAGCAGCTTCGCGACGCCGAAGAGAGTATCGGCCCGCTATCTGATCTTCATGGTGTGACGCAACATGCTCGCCAAATCTCCGGTCACCCTGGCGCTCTTCGAAAGTTGTGACATCGCAGCACATCTGCCGGAGCTGGCGCGGCTCCTGCATGATTGCGTCCATGCCGGCGCCAGCATCGGTTTCATCATGCCGCACGGCCCTAAGGACGCTGAAGCCTTCTGGCGCGACAAGTTGAAGGCGCGGTGGCCATTGGCACACGCCTGCTGCTCGTGGCGACCTGCGGTGAGCGCATCGCCGGCGCCGTCCAGCTCGATATCGATACGCCGGCCAACCAGCCGCACCGCGCCGAGATCCGCAAGTTGCTGGTGCATCCCGATTTTCGCCGCCTGGGCATCGCCCGCCTGCTGATGGCCGGGATCGAGGATCACGCGCGCGCCCTGGGGCGCAGCCTCCTCACCCTCGACACCCGCACCGGCGACAATGCCGAGCCGCTCTATGCCTCGCTCGGTTATCGTACCGTCGGCGTCATCCCCGGCTATTGCCGCGATACCCATAAAGATCGTCTCGACTCCACTACGATCATGTACAAAAATCTGTGACGGGAGGCACGGCACAGAGGGGATCATGACCGAAGACAGATTGCGCGGCATCGCCGTGGTCGATGTCGGAGCGACCAACAGCAAGATTGTTCTTTTCGACAGTGCCGGCAAGCCTTTGGCCGAGCGCAAGATGGCAAGCCGCCATGGCGCCGGGCCGCCCTTTCCGCATCTGGATCCGGGACCCTTGGTCGCCTTCTGCGCCGAGCACCTGCCCGATCTCGACGCCGTGCTTCCCATCGATGTCATCGTACCCTCGGCCCATGGCGCGGCGATCGCCTGTTTGGCAGGAGACGGGTCACTGGCGCTGCCGGTCATGGACTATATGGCGGAGCCGCCGCCCGAGATCATCGCCGCCTATCGCGAGATCGAGCCGCCTTTCCAGGAAGTCTTCGGCCCTCTGCTGCCCATGGCGCTGACCCATGGGCTACAGCTCTTCTGGCAGGAGACGGCCTTTCCCGCCGAATTCGCCAAGGTCAGGACCATCCTGCCCTGGATCCAGTATGTCGGCTATCTCCTGAGCGGCGAGGCGGTGATCGAGATCGCCAGCATGTCCTGCCAGTCGCAGCTCATGGATGTGCGCGACAACAGCTTTTCCTCACTGGCGCGCCGGCGCGGCTGGGACAGGCTCTTCGCGCCCTGGGCCAAGGCCTGGGAAGTGACCGGGCCGCTCAAGGACGGCTTTCGTGGCAAACGTTTCCGCGGGCGGGGCGACGTGCTTGCCGGCATCCATGATTCGAGCGCCAATTATCTGCGCTATCTCGCCGGCGGCAGGCGTCATTTCACGCTGCTGTCGACCGGCACCTGGATCATCGGTTTCGACACCAACACCGTCATCACCGAGCTCGATCCCGAGCGCGACACGGTGACCAATACCGACATCTTCGGCAAGCCCGTGGCCTGCTGCCGCTTCATGGGCGGGCGCGAATTCGAAATCTCTCACGCGGCGCATCCGCCGAAGCCGCGAGCTTCCGGGCTTTGACGGATATACTGGCGCAAGAGAGCTTCGCGCTGCCCTCCTACACCGACAGCGGCGGTCCCCTGCCCGGCACCGGCAACAAAGGCCTGGTCAAGGGCCCCGCCCCTCCAATGAGGAGGAGCGCGCGACACTCGCGGCCCTATATTGCGCGCTGATGGTCGATCGCTCGCTCTGCGCCGTGAAGTCGAAAGGCGACATCATCGTCGACGGACCCTTCGCCAAGAATCCGGTCTTC
This genomic stretch from Nordella sp. HKS 07 harbors:
- a CDS encoding FAD/NAD(P)-binding protein, with the translated sequence MKQRTVIIGGGAAGAWMLLRLLQRGCDGIDIIEPREGLGRGLAYSASFDKHLLNVATPKMDMLAEDSDPLFAPWLAQRADFDYAPRRLYGDFLLEAVAKAVAGTDVRHFRTKATSIRRDGDGLAITIADGTTLHAAEAVLALGNLSPKRLAPEISDPRLVENPWSLTPDMAQGRDRVVIAGTGLTALDAVVLIADANPHAHFTLAAAHPLLPPCDRTVTPWPEAAQVVGRSPAAIWGTAKHAIRCQDWYEIVDGLRSHVEAIWASWTQEQRRSFVKHGARLWLHHRHRSPPPTWRRIEELMQTGRLSLRAGRIRGLTAHAERIDVDFATGALPADLVVNTTGPSLSLRSHALLSAALDAGLIAECPLGLGIAIDDDGSCRTRDGQPSRLFALGTLTRGQFFETVAVPHISKRAGDIARVIVG
- a CDS encoding NAD(P)H-dependent oxidoreductase: MANVSSLARELRQHAEAKGPIRIGVAGAGQMGTDLAVQLARMQGLRLAAISELNIANARAALLLAGHTPDDFAEARSARDIDRLIELKKIAITGDLEALVNAGRVDVVIDATGNPDTGAVFALAAIKAGKPIVMLNVEADITIGRFLHQEARRAGVVYTGAAGDEPAAALELIGFAQSLGLSIVCAGKGKNNPLKFDAVPAEFEAEAKQRNMNARVLVEFVDGSKTMVEMVAIANSTGLVPDVPGMHGPAATRDELADVLIPKDKGGVLSKAGCVDYSIGKGVAPGVFCIVEADHPRVIERMIDLKVGKGPYFSLFRPFHLTSLEVPISAAHAVLHKQADMVPLDHPVAEAIAVAKRDLAPGETLGKIGETQYRAWAMTWSEARRANAIPIGLAERAKVMKPVKAGSYLTYENCAPDDALTITQLRRRLDQADAQFLAAAE
- a CDS encoding class II aldolase/adducin family protein — encoded protein: MSKSKNADLKKKIISVCRRMNEMGINQGTSGNVSARTADGFVITASGVPYDIMDVEHIVEMDLEGGYYGKYLPSTEWRMHMDIFKARPEAGAIVHTHSIYATALSSLRKDIPPFHYMIGVTGGSTLRVSDYAEFGTQALSDTMLAALKERTACLLANHGQIAFGPNLDKALWLAGEIETLCHQYWAASLAGKPVILSDTQMKTVLARFKTYGKQAGELKQGEALAVIAPTRRDAPKAASPKSKKEKPKKDKSK
- a CDS encoding helix-turn-helix transcriptional regulator codes for the protein MEEQEILEDAVDRRIAQRLKALRVDRGWSLDELAGRSGVSRATLSRLENSAISPTTSMLGKLCAAFGITLSRLMHMAEDGFAPLLRRSAQTVWSDPEISFRRRAVSPPAQTLAGEVIEGEIGPGTRIDYDRSPKQGLEHHLVLLEGQLEITVAGTTHELKAGDCLRYQLFGPSSFATPKRVSARYLIFMV
- a CDS encoding GNAT family N-acetyltransferase, giving the protein MAIGTRLLLVATCGERIAGAVQLDIDTPANQPHRAEIRKLLVHPDFRRLGIARLLMAGIEDHARALGRSLLTLDTRTGDNAEPLYASLGYRTVGVIPGYCRDTHKDRLDSTTIMYKNL